The genomic region CCATACCCATTGCACAACATCTGAGAGCTGTGCAATTCTAAGGAAGTTTTATCTTTGTATGAGAAGGTGTGAGGGATGAGAAGATTCTTCATTTGGGTGTAAAACAGTGGACTGTGGCTACCTGTGTTTCCTAAATAGCAAAAAACACACCGTGGAGAAATTGTTTGCTTACAACAGCCTTGCTGTGATTTTAACAACAGTGCCAATTCAAACTAACAGCTTTGTATGTGAGCATTGTGAAAAGGAATGTCATGATACTGATGATTTTGTCCTAACAATAGAATAGAAAATACCAAGAGACTCCAAGAATACATGAAATGTGTAACATTTGCCACTACTGAGGACAAGCAGGAACTCCAAACTGATGTGCAAAGCCTGTGCATCTTGATTTTTATAACAACTTAGATGTCAGGAGCGTTTACTGAATGCTGACAATATTACTAAGATAATATCCTTGTTGTTTGGCAAAGGTCTGTTTCCATTCATCCACAGGGAAGCCATTTCAATTGCTAATCCTACTAGGGAGTGTTTTCACTGCAGAAACCACATCAAAAGCTCTGCTCCTGCTAAAAGGAGAATTGCTACCTTGCGAGACCAGGGAACAACAGAAAGGAGTGGCACTGCAAGTTTCAGTCAGCAACAGTTTTAGTTTTACCATCACAGTCTCCCCTTTAACACTGCCTCTGTTGAATAGCATGGTAAATTTGATCTTCTGTCATCTTTCGGTCCAGTAACTCTGGTTTTGTACCCAAAAATATGATGAGGTCCAATACAGTCCACAACAGGAGAAGCCACAGGCATTATGAGGTCTCATGTCACCTTGCTACTTtttcactgacatttttcaTAATATGGTTAAGATTTACATCTAGATTTGGCAGTTCCTTGCATCTGAACTTCAGATGAGTCTGTAAAATTGACAGCTCAGCAATACCTAACAGAGTTTTTCCACTGAGGTGGCTTATGTGAGTTGTACACTCTACTTCTTTGTTTCACTGCTCCgtgttttgtgtgtgatttcCACCTATAGTCCAAACCACAGATCTTATTTCATAAAGATCAGAAATAGtagaaatagttaaaaaaaacaaccacaaaacccCAAAGGGTTTGATAACTTGCAGCAATCATTTCTATAtatgttttcagatttttaagtACCAGCTGTGCGAGAGAACTGAGGCATCAGGATTAAGAAGCAATACCAAGCATGCAGCCTTCTTTTCCCAAATGCTAGTAATACCAAGGTATCAAGGTTAGTCTGGATTGCAGCAAGGGTGTTGCAGCAATGTCTGTGAAAGTAAAAAACACcatcaaagaaaatttaaattttgcatttcaCTCCTACGGTGAGCAGGCCTATCTCTTGTTTTCTGCATGTAGCTTACTTGTTCACTATGGACCGCACTAGTAATTGACATTTCAACACCTAAGACAAAACAGTCTCCATAGGGAGTTATATACATATATCTTTTatattatataaattatattatatattatttaagATCTTAAAAGCATTCCTAGCTGTATAGCAGGTTTCATGGTGcctaaaatagttttaaaagcatCTGAGCAGACAGTTTCAAAGGTATCTAAATGCCTTGGAGGATCTCAGCCTTTGGTACTTCAGAAAAGCTGCCTGTGCTTTCTGCCCCCAGCTGAGACTTCTCTGAGGTAATTCTGGCTCCTGCAGGAATGCTGGCATCTGCCCctagttttcttccttccacGTTTTCCTAACTCCAGCTGGATGGAAGTCTCATGTTAAGACCATGGGACAAGGGAAGAAATGGCATTGCAGCCGGCTGGCCCAGTGAGTAGGTGAGAAGATGTTGATTTCAATGGTCTGTGGAGAgcacagaggaaaggaagaggctGCTGGACTTATGGTCACCTGTGGTCATGGAAGTTTGTGTTACTGAGGTGTTAGGCAGTTGGATGGTGCTCGCTCCTGGATATATTTGACTGTAACCATCAAATTAGGAAGGAGCAGCGTTTTGAAGCATTCTGCACACGTATGTTCTCCCTAGGACAGCATTCACTGGTTACTGAGCTGGGAAATGCTTTACCCTCATGGCAGTGTTTGCTGTGCATGCCTTTGCTAGACTTGGACAGTGGTCTCAGCTCAGCATCTGCTCATCTCTTTGAATTCTCTTTTAAACAGCTGTGCTGTTGGGCTGAGGCAGCATTTTCCAGATGACTTCTCAGCAGCACCAGGTGAGTCTCCATTACCCCCTGGGGCTTTGCACACCTCCGTTCCAGCCCCTCAGCTCCACTGGTGCTGTTATCCTCCCAAAGTCACTGGTGTCCACAAAGAAGGCTGCACTGGATCTCCAGCATGACCCAGGCTATCATTACCTGTCCCTGCTGACTCACTGGTgaagagctgctctgctgcttgctGTCACTAGGCAAGCTTGACTGTCAGGTCTGTCCTGCATCCTGCACCAGAACCTCACTTGGGGCTACAAGTCGGGCTACAAGTCCTTGGAAAGTTTCTCCACTGCTCCTCTCCTCATCACAGCTTGTGACTGTACCTGTTGGGCTGAATCCAGCCTGCAGTCTTCAATCTGTTTGAacagagaatactggagacTGTTTGGGGTCAGAATAAGGGGAAAGTGCATCTTCTGGGAGGGACCTGCCAGTGCCTGAGGTGGCTTCTCTGTGTGAGTTGGAAGGTAGGTGATGGTATTTCTGCCTCTGTAGCACACTGGACTGCCCAATCAAAACACTGTTGGCATAATCTCAGATCATTTGATACTGCCTCAACATTACCTCATGCTGGAGCAAAAGGACATGTTGTTGGAAAACATTTATGTGCCCCAAGTGTGCAGGATATACACATAAAAAGATTCACAgttagaaaaggaagaattacCAAGTATTTCACTTCAGTCAGAGCCATGCTACAAGCTCTCATTGCTTAACCATGTTGTTAAACCAAATGCTTGCACAGCTCTTAGACACAAAAATGTCTCATCAGAAAGCCTGGGGTCAgcttaagtattttaaatagcaGGTTTCACTAACCCAGTTCCTTGTGATGGATGTAAGCCTGGAGCTCATCACAACTCATCCATGACACTTAGCAGAAACTGTTTGGCAGACTTCAAATTTACAAATGAAGAAAACGTTGCTGCAAAAACCTGCTGGCTCTGATGTAATTCTACAGAGGCAGAAAAGATTCTGCTGCTTCTTACATGTGAGTGTTGGTGGCCTTAGATGGTAGCACAGTGTGCTGAACAAGTCTTTCATAATTCTGAAGCATCAATGACTGATACACTGGAGTGGTTCCAAAAGAAGTTCCTACAGGTAAAAAGAACTATACAAGAGGTAAATACGAGGTTTTCCTGTCACAGGTGGACACACAGGATGTTTTACAGCTATATGATATGTACAGGGGGAGTGGAGAGGGAGCAGTTAAGAACATATCCATAAATTGAATTTAGGGACATTGAAATACGTAGTGCCAGCTGTTCATTGTCAAGCCAGTAATAATGTAATGTGCCTGTTTAATCTTCAGGGTGCCATGGAGCAGCTTCCATCTGCAAGTTGTTTGCTACTTATGCTGTTTCCGCATCAACAATGATTATAAAAGAAAGGACAGCAGCTGCATGCTACGCATCAGATGAACACACACATTCTCCAGGAGGAAGCAAGCTCAGCCAGAAAAACAAGTTGCTTGTGGTGTTTTATCTGACCTCTTTGCAATACTTCATGTGAGACCCTTTTTCTGAGCAGCAATGAATACACTCAGATAttgtttctttgctgttctGATTCTCAGTGTTTcactttcatttgttttctattctgCTAATTTGTTTGCACAAAAACCTCTTAGGAGGCTGAACTTCTCCGAGAGTTCAACTTTAGCAGAAGCCTGTAAAGCTGTTATTGAAGATAAGGCTCcctttctgaaggaaaacacTTTAAAGATATCCTTCAGAGAATCTAGTTGCAGAGAGTACATCACAATGAACCACTACATCACCCGTCCTCTCTCGGCTGAAGAAGCTGCCTTCCCAATTGCCTATGTCATGACCCTGCACAAGGAGTTTGAGACCTTTGAGCGGCTCTTCAGGGCAGTGTACATGCCCCAAAACATCTACTGCATCCACATAGATGCCAAGGCTCCGGCCTCCTTCCAGCAGGCGGTGCGGCGCCTGGTGGGCTGCTTCCCCAATGCCTTCCTTGCCTCCCGCATGGAGCGGGTGGTCTATGGTGGTGCCTCCCGCCTGAGGGCTGACCTTCACTGCATGAGAGACCTGCTGGCCTCGGCCAAGCCCTGGCACTACCTTCTCAACACCTGTGGCCAGGAGTTCCCCTTGAAGACCAACTGGGAGATTGTCCGATGGCTGAAGGGCCTCAAGGGGAAGAATGTCACCCCAGGGGTGCTGCCACCCCCTCATGCTACTGCGCGCACCAAATATGTGCACAGGGAGCAATTGtactctttgttttctttcatgctgTGGACATTTGTGCGCAAGGCACCCCCACCACACAATATGACCATCTACTTTGGCTCTGCATATGTGGCCGTCACCCGTCCCTTTGTGGAGTTCATGCTGCAGGACCAGCGT from Phaenicophaeus curvirostris isolate KB17595 chromosome 3, BPBGC_Pcur_1.0, whole genome shotgun sequence harbors:
- the GCNT2 gene encoding N-acetyllactosaminide beta-1,6-N-acetylglucosaminyl-transferase isoform X2 gives rise to the protein MNTLRYCFFAVLILSVSLSFVFYSANLFAQKPLRRLNFSESSTLAEACKAVIEDKAPFLKENTLKISFRESSCREYITMNHYITRPLSAEEAAFPIAYVMTLHKEFETFERLFRAVYMPQNIYCIHIDAKAPASFQQAVRRLVGCFPNAFLASRMERVVYGGASRLRADLHCMRDLLASAKPWHYLLNTCGQEFPLKTNWEIVRWLKGLKGKNVTPGVLPPPHATARTKYVHREQLYSLFSFMLWTFVRKAPPPHNMTIYFGSAYVAVTRPFVEFMLQDQRAIDLLAWSEDTYSPDEHFWVTLNRIPGVPGSMPNASWEGDLKAVKWIDMEERHGGCHDIYRH
- the GCNT2 gene encoding N-acetyllactosaminide beta-1,6-N-acetylglucosaminyl-transferase isoform X1; protein product: MNTLRYCFFAVLILSVSLSFVFYSANLFAQKPLRRLNFSESSTLAEACKAVIEDKAPFLKENTLKISFRESSCREYITMNHYITRPLSAEEAAFPIAYVMTLHKEFETFERLFRAVYMPQNIYCIHIDAKAPASFQQAVRRLVGCFPNAFLASRMERVVYGGASRLRADLHCMRDLLASAKPWHYLLNTCGQEFPLKTNWEIVRWLKGLKGKNVTPGVLPPPHATARTKYVHREQLYSLFSFMLWTFVRKAPPPHNMTIYFGSAYVAVTRPFVEFMLQDQRAIDLLAWSEDTYSPDEHFWVTLNRIPGVPGSMPNASWEGDLKAVKWIDMEERHGGCHGHYVRGICVYGRGDLKWLFNSTCMFANKFELRTYPLTVECLELRHRQRTLSQSEVQVEPNWYF